A stretch of Gemmatimonadota bacterium DNA encodes these proteins:
- a CDS encoding ketoacyl-ACP synthase III, producing the protein MTYAAITGWGSCMPPAVLTNEDLSTFLETSDEWITSRTGMKERRVSHVSAVELSTVAARRALACAGLDAKDLDLVIYGGVSNEELCPNSASGVQLSLGATKAAAIDLNTACTSFCYGLATATAMIRTGLIRNAVVIGVELISRYMDWSNRNVAVLFGDGAAAVVLQATDHEEGMLGAVMGCDAEARQTLRVRGFGCGYSGVGVTLGDTLWDFDGQSIFKRAVGAMSSASTKVLADHGVTAADVSLVIPHQANLRIIESVAKYAGIPMEKVIVTVQKYGNMSAATVPVALVEALELGRVQPDSWILMPAFGGGLTYCSLLVKWGARTTPLGTSDAALPPCDRTALQMVNDIRAKQDPHGRSLAGLMAPVFADARVAG; encoded by the coding sequence ATGACCTACGCCGCCATCACCGGTTGGGGCTCCTGCATGCCCCCGGCGGTCCTCACCAACGAGGACCTCTCGACCTTCCTCGAGACCTCCGACGAGTGGATCACGTCGCGCACCGGCATGAAGGAACGCCGCGTCTCGCACGTCTCCGCCGTGGAGCTCTCGACCGTCGCCGCGCGCCGCGCGCTCGCCTGCGCCGGGCTCGACGCGAAGGACCTCGATCTCGTCATCTACGGCGGCGTGAGCAACGAGGAGCTCTGCCCCAACAGCGCGAGCGGCGTACAACTCTCGCTGGGGGCGACGAAGGCGGCGGCGATCGACCTCAACACCGCCTGCACGAGCTTCTGCTACGGCCTCGCGACGGCGACGGCGATGATCCGCACCGGACTCATCCGCAATGCCGTCGTGATCGGCGTGGAGCTCATCAGCCGCTACATGGACTGGAGCAACCGCAACGTCGCGGTGCTCTTCGGCGACGGGGCGGCGGCAGTGGTGCTCCAGGCGACCGATCACGAGGAAGGGATGCTCGGCGCGGTGATGGGGTGCGACGCCGAGGCGCGGCAGACGCTGCGCGTGCGCGGCTTCGGCTGCGGCTACTCCGGCGTGGGCGTGACCCTCGGCGACACGCTGTGGGACTTCGACGGCCAGTCGATCTTCAAGCGCGCGGTGGGTGCGATGTCGAGCGCGTCCACCAAGGTGCTCGCCGACCACGGCGTGACCGCGGCGGACGTGAGCCTCGTGATCCCGCACCAGGCCAACCTGCGGATCATCGAGTCGGTGGCGAAGTACGCTGGCATCCCCATGGAGAAGGTGATCGTGACGGTGCAGAAGTACGGCAACATGAGCGCCGCGACGGTGCCGGTGGCGCTCGTGGAAGCGCTCGAGCTGGGTCGCGTGCAGCCGGACAGCTGGATCCTGATGCCGGCGTTCGGCGGCGGGCTCACCTACTGCTCGCTGCTCGTGAAGTGGGGCGCGCGCACGACGCCGCTGGGGACCAGCGACGCGGCGTTGCCGCCGTGCGACCGGACCGCGTTGCAGATGGTGAACGACATCCGCGCCAAGCAGGATCCGCATGGTCGGTCGCTGGCGGGGCTCATGGCGCCGGTGTTCGCGGATGCGCGGGTGGCGGGCTGA